A window of Rhizobium sp. CC-YZS058 genomic DNA:
ACCAGAGCTGTTTGATATCACGCTTCTGAGGACGAAAATCGGCTCTTCGTCTGATTACAGCTACGAAGCCACGTTGAGACCGAGTTGGATCGATCCGCTCGGGTGCCTGGGAAAGGTCAGCGTGACCTCCGTGCCGTGGCCGAGTCTGGATTTGATCGTGGCGTCCCCGCCGGATTGGCGGACGAAGCCGTAGACGGTCGCGAGACCGAGGCCGGCGCCGCCGTCTTCGATCCGTGTCGTGAAATAGGGCTCGAAGGCCTTGTCGATTGCCTCGGGCGTCATGCCGATGCCCTCGTCGGACACCGTGACGAGCACGGATGTTGCGTCATTGCCTGCTGCAATCGCGATCTCGCCGCCGTTCGGCATGGCCGCTGCCGAGTTCAGGCAAAGATTGAGGATCGACTGTTCGAACAAGGCCGGGTCGAGAAAGACCGGCGACAGGTCCGGGGCGACGCGAAGCGTCACCTGGCAGCGCTCACCCACGGCGATCTCCAGAACGTCGATCATGCCGGTGAGGACGGCCTTGAGATCGACGGAGACGGGGAAGAGCTGCTGCTGGCTGGCGACGGACAGCATGCTAGAGGACAAGGCGCGGCCGCGGTCTGCCGCCTTGCGAATGCGGTTGAGATGCCGCCTTTGCCGATCGGTGATGCCGGTCTCGCGCTCCAGCAGGCCGAGACTGCCGGTCACGATGCCGATCATATTGCCAACCTCATGGGCCAGCTGGTGCGTCATGCGGGTAATCCCCACCAGCCGCTGCGCCTTCGCCGCCTCCGCCTCCTGGCGATCGGCTTCGGTGACATCGCGGGCCAGGAGAACGAAGCCGCCGTCCTTCTGGCGCGAGAGCGAAACCTCGACCACCTGCCCGTCGGCGCGGCGATGACGAAAGACGAAGGGCTTCGTCCATCGGTCGTCGTCCGCCAGCATCTCCTTCAAAGTGCCGATCTCGGCGGCAGGAAGGATATCGAGGAAGCGGCGCAGGGGCAGCTTGCGCGCAGCGCTGCTGCGGCCGACGAGTTCGATGACGCGGCGGTTCATGGCAAGCGGCTTGCCTGTCTGGTCGAAGACGGCGATCCCTTCGTTCATGCTGCGGAAAACCGCCCGAATGGTCCGTGCCGCGGTCTCTGCCTTGCGCCGCATCCGGCTGACGCGATCGACATTGTCCCGAAAGGCGCTGAAGGCATTGACCAGGCGGACGAGCTCGGTTTCGTTGCCGCGATAGCGCGGCGCGGCATCGAGCGTCTGGCCGACAGCCAGGGCATTCATGCCGGCGGAGAGATCGATGATCCCGCGCGAGACCCGCATGACGGAGCGGATGGCGAAGGCGGCAATGAGCAGCATGAGGAGCGCCGTGGCGAAGACGATGCTCAAGAGCCGCTGCAGCATCTGCGACGTCGCCCGCACATCCTCTCCCAGCTTCCGCACGACGCTGTCGTTCTGCGCTTCGACGGCGCGCGACAGCGCACGCGACACCGTATGCAGCCGCGTGATCGCCGCGCGGATGGAAAACATTTCCCGAAGATAGCGGGTCTGCGCGGCGAAGATGCGCTGATGCGCGTCGAGCGCGTCCCGATCCAGGCGGACGGGGGCAAGTTGGGCGATCGAGAGGTCCCGCACGTAGCGTCTCTGCAGCTCGCCGAGCTGAAACAGGCTGTCCGAGGTCGAGGCTGACTGGGCGATGGTGTTGAGGCTCGGCGGCAGGTTCCGGACGGTGGTGATGTCGCGCGTCGCGATCTGGCTCAGCGCGATGGCGGCATCCGACTTGTGCGCCTGCGCCGCCTCGGCGTTGCGCATCATGATCACCGTCTGCTCCTGGATCGCCTCGAGCAGGGCGAGCACGCGGCCATCGGAGCGCGCCGCCGTCCGCTCGGAGCGCGGACGGAGCATGCTCATCAGTCCATCCACCTGCGTCAGCACGGCGCGGCTCTCGCTGGAGATGCGGTAGGGCGAGGTCGCATTCATCAGGAAGGGAGCGCTGGACACGAGATCGGACACCTGCTTGGACACGATCGCCGACTTGCCGAGGCTGACGAATGCCTCGGTGCCATAGGTCGCCATCTCGTTGCGCGCCTTGAGGAGGCCGAAAATGGCAACAGCCGAGATGCCGAGGACAAGCGCTCCGATGAGCAGAATGGCGGCCGGCAGCCGGAAGGCGATCGAAGAGAAGTAGGCGCGATGCGTCATGGGTCGGTCTCGCGCCCCGGAGCCTCCAGCATATAGCCGCGACCGCGACGCGTCTTGATGAAGCGCGGCAGTTCGGGGTTCTGCTCGATCTTGCGACGCAGCCGCAGGACAAGCACGTCGACATTGCGATCCAGATAGCGCTCCGTGCCGCTGCCCAGCCGCTCGAGGATCTGCGCCCGGCTGACGGGCTGGTTCGGCGTTTCGGCCAAGAGCTCCAGCAGCGCGAACTCCGCGCCGGTCAGCGTCTTGCCGGGCGACCCCTCGCAGGAGGCCAGCCGGCGCTTGAGGTCGATCGTCCAGTCTCCGAGGGTCAGCGCCGAGGGCGCGGATGCGAGATCCGGCCCGCGCTCCGGCTTGGCGCTCGGGATCGAGCGGCGAAGCACCGCCTTCATGCGTGCCGCAAGCTCGATCGGCTCGAACGGCTTGACGATGTAATCATCCGCGGCCGTTTCGAGCCCGAGCACGCGCTCGGCCGAACTGCCGGCCGCCGTGACCATGATGATCGCCACATCCAGGGTGCTGCGGATGCGCTGAGCGAAGGTCCGCCCGGACGCGCCCGGCAGATTGTGATCGAGCAGGACGAGATGAACGCTTTCACGCGACAGGAAGGCGCCTGCCTCCTCGGCGGAGCCGGCGAGAAACGGCGCCCATCCCTCCGCCTCCACGAGATCGAACAGAATCTCCGCCATATCCGGATCGTCCTCCACGATCAGAACCTTGACCTGCATGCACGCATCCTCCCGCCCCCATCTTAGGCCTGACGGCCCGATGTTCAAACGCTCGCCCGTGACGGGAAATGTCATAGTTGTAAGATTTGAAAGTTTTTCCCGGCGATGACCGGCCCGGCTGTAACAAGCGTAACCACTCCTTTCTTGAAGCCACGGCCGTATCTGCCATTCTGACGGCGGAGGCTGGAACCGCTTGAGGTTCCGGAATGGGAGAGTTCGGTGAGGATGTTCGTCTGTCTGGTCGCAGCGGCCTGCCTGGCAACAGGCGTCACGGCACGCGCAGAGCCCGCGTCGCGGCTGACCGTTCTTTGCGGCGTGGACGAAGCCTGGTGCGCCACCATGAAGACGGCCGTTCTCGCCCGGTTGAACATCGATGCCACCCTGACGCGCCGAAGCACCGGCGAAATCCTCGACCAGATCCGCCGCGAGAAGGACGATCCGCAGACGGATGTCTGGTGGGGTGGAACCGGCGACGCGCAATTGCAGGCCGCAGCCGAAGGACTGCTCGAACCCTACCAGCCCGAGCCGACCACGGCGATGCTGCCCTGGGCCGACAACTTCTTCGATCTTTCCGGCGGTCGCTCGGCCGGAATCTATGCGGGTGCGCTCGGCTTTGCCTACAACACCGATCTCCTGAAGCAGAAAGGGCTGAAGGCGCCGGCCTGCTGGAAGGATCTGATCGACGGCAGCTATGCCGGCGCGGTCGAGCTCGCCGATCCGAACTCCTCGGGAACGGCCTACACCGCGCTTGCCACCCTCGTTCAGCTGTTCGGGGAAGACGAGGCCTTCAAATATCTGGCGCAGCTTGCCGGCAACATCCGCGCCTATCCGCAGTCGGGCTCCGACCCGGTCAAGGATACGGCCCATGGCAAGGCGCTGATCGGCATCTCCTTCATCCACGACGCCGTGACGCTGCGCCAGGCGGGCTACCCTCTCGAGATCGTCGCACCCTGCGAGGGCACGGGATACGAGATCGGGGCGGTGAGCATCGTCAAGGGTGCCAAGAACAAGGACGCGGCGCGGGCCTTCGTCGGCTTCGCGCTCAGCGCGGAGGGGCAGGCGACGGGGGCCGCTGCCGGGCAGAACCAGGTGCCGTCCAATGCCAGAGCCTCCCTGCCGCCAGGTGCGCCTGACATTTCGATGATCCGGATGGTCGACTACGATTTCGCGACCTTCGGCTCGGCCGACGAACGCCGCCGGCTTCTCAAGCGCTTCGACAGCGAGATCCGCCGGATCCCCTGATCGCACGCCATGCGGGAAGGGCGCCTGTCGTCTTTTCCCCGGCATAGCCGTCGCCCCGACCACCAAGCGGGCGGCGGATCCACCGACCGGCAAGACCCTGCCCCCCGCCTGGAGCGCCAGGCGGGACCGGCGGTGCCATGCCGAACGCACGACCGATAACCAAGGAGGAAAACCCATGAAGATCCACACAGCCGCCCTTCTGGCACTCGCCGCGAGTGCCGCGCCCGCTCTGACCGCCCTTCCGGCGCAGGCGGCCGGCACGCTCAACCTGATTTGCTCGGCAGACGTCGTCATCTGCGAGCAGATGAAGGGCGATTTCGAGAAGGACCATGACATCAAGGTCAACATGGTTCGCCTGTCTTCCGGCGAAACCTATGCAAAGATCCGGGCCGAGGCCCGCAATCCCAAGACGGATATCTGGTGGGCCGGCACGGGCGATCCGCACATGCAGGCCGCCTCTGACGGGCTGACGCAGGAATACAAGTCGCCGCTCCTCGATCAGCTACAGGAATGGGCGCAGAAGCAGGCCGAAGGCTCCGGGTTCAAGACGGTCGGCGTCTATGCCGGCGCGCTCGGCTGGGGCTACAACACCGAGATCTTCAAGACGAAAGGCTTCACGGAGCCGAAGTGCTGGGCCGATCTTCTCAATCCCGCCTTCAAGGGCGAGATCCAGATCGCCAATCCGAACTCGTCCGGCACGGCCTATACAGCACTCGCCTCTCTGGTGCAGATCATGGGCGAAGACCAGGCCTTCGACTATCTGAAGAAGCTCAACGCCAACGTCTCCCAGTATACCAAGTCGGGCTCTGCCCCGATCAAGGCGGCGGCCCGCGGCGAAACGGCCATCGGCATCGTGTTCATGCATGATGCCGTGGCGCAGACGGCGGAAGGCTTCCCCGTCAAGGCCGTCGCACCGTGCGAAGGCACCGGCTACGAGATCGGCTCCATGTCGATCGTCAAGGGCGCCAAGAACCTCGACAATGCCAAGACCTGGTACGACTGGGCGCTGTCGCCGGCCGTGCAGTCGCGGATGAAGGACGCCAAGTCCTTCCAGCTGCCGTCGAACAAGGCGGCCGAGATCCCGAAGGAGGCGCCGCGCTTCGAGGACATCAAGCTGATCGACTACGACTTCAAGACCTATGGCGAGCCCGCCAAGCGCAAGGAACTGCTCGAGCGCTGGGATCGCGAGATCAGCGCCAACGCGAACTGAGTGAGACAAGACCGGCCAAGGCTCGCCCCGGCCGGTCTTGCGCGTGCATGACGGCATGGCTTGAGGAGGGGATCGGGATGGACACCGGCAAAGACAATCGCAACCGCAGACTGGAGATCGTGCTCGGATTGGGCATCCTCGCCTTTCTGCTCGTGCCCTGGTACCGGATCGAAGGCGGGTTTCTCGGCTTTGGCTGGCTGAGCGGCTTTCCGACAGAGGCCTCCGTGTCGCCTGGCCTGCTGCAGATCCTGCTTCATGGCCGCTGGTGGCTTGCCGTTCCGGCCTTGATGCTGGTGGGCGGCCTGCTGGCCCGCTTCACGGGGGACACCCGCCGGCGCGGCAGGCTTCTGACCCTGTGTGGGGCGATCGGCGTCGTGTTCCTCATGCTGCAGGGCTTGGCAATCGGTTATTCAGGCTGGGCCTGGACGGTGAGCGAGCGGCTGTTCGGGGCGCTTTCGGACGGCCAGCCGTCGATGGGGGCCGGCGCCATGCTGTCTGCCCTGGTCTTCGTCCTGCTTTTCTCCTTCGGCCTTGCCGAACGCGGCGTCATGAAGGGCGACGCCTTCGTCGTTGCCTCCATCGCGCTGCTCGTCTTCCTCGTCGCGATCTTCGTCTTCTATCCCGTCGGCAGCATGCTGGTGGGCGCGTTCCAGGATTTCGATGGCTCCTTCAAGCCGGACGGCTTCAGCCGCAACATCCAGGATCCGGCCATTTGGAGCCTCGGCTGCGTCATGGGTGGCGAGCGATGCGGCGTTGCCTGGCGCACCCTGTGGCTGGCGATCATGACGGCAGGCGGCTCGACCATCATGGGGCTTGCTTTCGCTCTCGTTGCCACCCGCACCCGTTTTCCCTTCAAGAAGGGTCTACGTCTTCTCACCGTTCTGCCGATCATCACGCCGCCCTTCGTCATCGGCCTGGCGCTGACGCTGCTCTTCGGTCGAGCCGGTGTCGTGACCGAAGCGCTGTCGAGCCTGTTCGGCATCGAGCCGGGCCGCTGGCTCTACGGCATGACGGGCATCTGGATTGCCCAGGTCCTCTCCTTCACGCCGATCTCCTTCCTTGTCCTGATCGGGGTGGTCGAAGGCGTCTCCCCCTCCATGGAAGAGGCATCCCAGACGCTGCGCGCCGACCGCTGGCGCACCTTCTGGCGCGTCTCCCTTCCGCTGATGAAGCCCGGCATCGCCAACGCGTTCCTCATCGGCTTCATCGAGAGCATGGCTGATTTCGGCAACCCGCTGGTGCTGGGCGGCAGCCATGGGGTGCTGTCGACAGAGATCTTCTTCGCCGTCGTCGGGTCGCAGAACGATCCGTCGCGCGCCGCCGTGCTCGCCATCATCCTGCTCTGCTTCACGCTGACCGCCTTCCTCGCCCAGCGCTTCTGGCTGGCAGGCAAGAATTTCGCCACCGTCACCGGCAAGGGCGACAGCGGGTCGCATATCGCCCTGCCCCGGCCGCTGTCGATCGGCGTCCATGCCCTCGTCGTGCCCTGGATGCTCTTCACCGTCGTCATCTACGGCATGATCCTGTTCGGCGGCTTCGTCAAAACCTGGGGTCTCGACAATTCGCTGACGCTCGATCACTACGCCAAGG
This region includes:
- a CDS encoding ATP-binding protein; amino-acid sequence: MTHRAYFSSIAFRLPAAILLIGALVLGISAVAIFGLLKARNEMATYGTEAFVSLGKSAIVSKQVSDLVSSAPFLMNATSPYRISSESRAVLTQVDGLMSMLRPRSERTAARSDGRVLALLEAIQEQTVIMMRNAEAAQAHKSDAAIALSQIATRDITTVRNLPPSLNTIAQSASTSDSLFQLGELQRRYVRDLSIAQLAPVRLDRDALDAHQRIFAAQTRYLREMFSIRAAITRLHTVSRALSRAVEAQNDSVVRKLGEDVRATSQMLQRLLSIVFATALLMLLIAAFAIRSVMRVSRGIIDLSAGMNALAVGQTLDAAPRYRGNETELVRLVNAFSAFRDNVDRVSRMRRKAETAARTIRAVFRSMNEGIAVFDQTGKPLAMNRRVIELVGRSSAARKLPLRRFLDILPAAEIGTLKEMLADDDRWTKPFVFRHRRADGQVVEVSLSRQKDGGFVLLARDVTEADRQEAEAAKAQRLVGITRMTHQLAHEVGNMIGIVTGSLGLLERETGITDRQRRHLNRIRKAADRGRALSSSMLSVASQQQLFPVSVDLKAVLTGMIDVLEIAVGERCQVTLRVAPDLSPVFLDPALFEQSILNLCLNSAAAMPNGGEIAIAAGNDATSVLVTVSDEGIGMTPEAIDKAFEPYFTTRIEDGGAGLGLATVYGFVRQSGGDATIKSRLGHGTEVTLTFPRHPSGSIQLGLNVAS
- a CDS encoding response regulator transcription factor, with the translated sequence MQVKVLIVEDDPDMAEILFDLVEAEGWAPFLAGSAEEAGAFLSRESVHLVLLDHNLPGASGRTFAQRIRSTLDVAIIMVTAAGSSAERVLGLETAADDYIVKPFEPIELAARMKAVLRRSIPSAKPERGPDLASAPSALTLGDWTIDLKRRLASCEGSPGKTLTGAEFALLELLAETPNQPVSRAQILERLGSGTERYLDRNVDVLVLRLRRKIEQNPELPRFIKTRRGRGYMLEAPGRETDP
- a CDS encoding ABC transporter substrate-binding protein → MFVCLVAAACLATGVTARAEPASRLTVLCGVDEAWCATMKTAVLARLNIDATLTRRSTGEILDQIRREKDDPQTDVWWGGTGDAQLQAAAEGLLEPYQPEPTTAMLPWADNFFDLSGGRSAGIYAGALGFAYNTDLLKQKGLKAPACWKDLIDGSYAGAVELADPNSSGTAYTALATLVQLFGEDEAFKYLAQLAGNIRAYPQSGSDPVKDTAHGKALIGISFIHDAVTLRQAGYPLEIVAPCEGTGYEIGAVSIVKGAKNKDAARAFVGFALSAEGQATGAAAGQNQVPSNARASLPPGAPDISMIRMVDYDFATFGSADERRRLLKRFDSEIRRIP
- a CDS encoding ABC transporter substrate-binding protein; the protein is MKIHTAALLALAASAAPALTALPAQAAGTLNLICSADVVICEQMKGDFEKDHDIKVNMVRLSSGETYAKIRAEARNPKTDIWWAGTGDPHMQAASDGLTQEYKSPLLDQLQEWAQKQAEGSGFKTVGVYAGALGWGYNTEIFKTKGFTEPKCWADLLNPAFKGEIQIANPNSSGTAYTALASLVQIMGEDQAFDYLKKLNANVSQYTKSGSAPIKAAARGETAIGIVFMHDAVAQTAEGFPVKAVAPCEGTGYEIGSMSIVKGAKNLDNAKTWYDWALSPAVQSRMKDAKSFQLPSNKAAEIPKEAPRFEDIKLIDYDFKTYGEPAKRKELLERWDREISANAN
- a CDS encoding iron ABC transporter permease; protein product: MDTGKDNRNRRLEIVLGLGILAFLLVPWYRIEGGFLGFGWLSGFPTEASVSPGLLQILLHGRWWLAVPALMLVGGLLARFTGDTRRRGRLLTLCGAIGVVFLMLQGLAIGYSGWAWTVSERLFGALSDGQPSMGAGAMLSALVFVLLFSFGLAERGVMKGDAFVVASIALLVFLVAIFVFYPVGSMLVGAFQDFDGSFKPDGFSRNIQDPAIWSLGCVMGGERCGVAWRTLWLAIMTAGGSTIMGLAFALVATRTRFPFKKGLRLLTVLPIITPPFVIGLALTLLFGRAGVVTEALSSLFGIEPGRWLYGMTGIWIAQVLSFTPISFLVLIGVVEGVSPSMEEASQTLRADRWRTFWRVSLPLMKPGIANAFLIGFIESMADFGNPLVLGGSHGVLSTEIFFAVVGSQNDPSRAAVLAIILLCFTLTAFLAQRFWLAGKNFATVTGKGDSGSHIALPRPLSIGVHALVVPWMLFTVVIYGMILFGGFVKTWGLDNSLTLDHYAKAFSVDIRDGAIAWTGVAWNSFWTTMEIALISAPLTAAVGLLTAYIIVRQRFVGRNVFEFALMMSFAIPGTVIGISYIMAFNLPPLEMTGTALILIACFVFRNMPVGVRGGVAAMSQLDKSLDEASLTLRATSLRTVRKVILPLLRPAITAALVYSFVRAITSISAVIFLVSAEYNMATSYIVGLVENGEYGVAIAYSSMLIVVMIVIIAAFQLLVGERRLRRENRVAGVTKAPSLVLGQEKAA